The following coding sequences lie in one Zingiber officinale cultivar Zhangliang chromosome 2B, Zo_v1.1, whole genome shotgun sequence genomic window:
- the LOC122049685 gene encoding protein GOS9-like isoform X1: MACTNLNFNVDVNKCFNWLSKSGGKPKIGIKKLKKEIEKLKAKRHDIKSKIEEAKREGRLASEEAKQWQRDLESLEGQVAVIFEDFTRISFQNNIKVGPWGVAGDCNFDIGRSASQITKVRLHTGVVVDNLEISYIVDGKNVETRRLGGGGGRYHTVELLPGEYINSMVGFVGAFNGESCISQLKFKTNFGNTHGPFGEGGGNEFTVPVTDGRIVGFFGQYDKYLKEIGVYVALN, translated from the exons ATGGCTTGCACCAACTTAAATTTCAACGTAGACGTCAACAAGTGCTTCAACTGGTTATCGAAATCCGGCGGGAAGCCCAAAATCGGAATCAAGAAGTTgaagaaagaaatagaaaagcTGAAAGCTAAACGACATGATATCAAAAGTAAGATCGAAGAAGCCAAGCGCGAGGGAAGACTTGCAAGTGAGGAAGCCAAGCAGTGGCAGCGTGACCTGGAGTCATTGGAAGGCCAAGTGGCTGTTATCTTTGAGGATTTCACACGCATCA GTTTTCAAAATAACATCAAGGTTGGGCCATGGGGAGTCGCCGGAGACTGCAACTTCGACATTGGTCGATCTGCGTCCCAAATCACAAAGGTCAGACTCCACACCGGAGTAGTCGTCGATAATTTGGAGATATCCTACATTGTCGATGGGAAAAATGTTGAAACACGTCGACTAGGTGGCGGTGGTGGCAGATATCACACG GTCGAACTACTTCCGGGCGAATATATCAACTCGATGGTTGGGTTCGTCGGCGCTTTTAACGGCGAAAGTTGTATCTCTCAGCTCAAATTTAAGACCAACTTCGGAAATACGCATGGGCCTTTTGGGGAAGGCGGCGGCAACGAGTTCACTGTTCCGGTCACGGACGGTCGAATTGTTGGATTCTTTGGCCAGTACGACAAGTATCTAAAGGAGATCGGAGTCTACGTGGCTCTTAATTAA
- the LOC122048884 gene encoding probable disease resistance protein At5g43730 has product MACIKLNLNVDVNSCLSGLKATLRLGRPKSGIKKLKKEMKILKVKRDDIKNRIDQAELEGRIPTNQVSHWLWTWRRWKAKKIERKKKSLFRSSGCFSCHCFNQTQTQTGGTSQTQQAGDQVPIRESSNCCSIILRVAKKLGEVKELMDRADRLDPVATVGPSEPAVMLPISHRSPVGIESYEEDIVGYVDGGKGDIIGIYGMGGVGKTTMLTRIQQHYLLKHTIFDRVIWVVASKDCQLKRLQMDIAKSLGLKTLQESDDERTCGDKLFTFLKSRNCLLLLDDIWEHLDLQLLGMAHSATTERGQQQQPRKTVVFTTRSEGVCVQMEAEKKIKVKCLDPVQAWQLFEENSEGDVLNSDAGIKFVAEKLAKECAGLPLALVTVARAMSGKKSWEVWDAALRQIRDEHQWKTVCLPEDSVVMYKAFKLSYDSLENDSIRECLLCCALWPEDFKIDQFSRLIPCWIGCGIICEFNVINEAFAKGCSHLEALKTASVEIGKYFGRALEEKNVWTIFARTILGTPSLLERKTDENFAYQPLICNIFTMRFHYIDQIKDSASLLEHSADFIKMHDVIRDMALLMVSGSDGNKRKWIVKAGIGMSDLPRQEEWQEAERASFMNNRITSLPDYGASTFPKLSMLIIHHNKGLKTIPPSLFASMPRLVYLDLSDCRITKLPKEICSLTELQYLNLSDNHITGLPAEFGCLGKLEYLFLMNTDLQIVPNGAISNLSMLKWLDIKENPLALEWWWDELKCFKGRHQLSVAISINATIDNIERLNMLPPNVSIWHLTLAGENISKLPNNYDLGTTQWGCRVSDKLESLYIVNLGLDRLVLAAGEGRESSFGCLKLLYFTELKLLEDISLNRVRLHNLRKIYIFDCPMLKDVSWVLQLPCLNSLSIVNCGKMEELISDVGNSNSISSSSIQHLFLGNIPNLNRIANRSLHFPYLEFIDVIDCPKLKKLPFGIEILKNKLKRIDGEDDWWNNLDWDDETIKDSLTPYFR; this is encoded by the exons ATGGCgtgcatcaaactaaatctcaacgTAGACGTCAACAGTTGCCTGAGCGGGCTCAAGGCGACGCTGCGGCTGGGCAGGCCAAAATCTGGCATCAAGAAGTTGAAAAAggaaatgaaaattttgaaagtCAAAAGGGACGACATCAAGAACCGGATCGACCAGGCGGAACTCGAGGGGAGAATTCCGACCAACCAAGTGAGCCACTGGCTATGGACGTGGAGACGTTGGAAGGCCAAG aaaatagaaagaaaaaaaaagtcttTGTTTCGATCGTCAGGTTGCTTCAGTTGTCATTGCTTCAATCAAACTCAAACTCAAACTGGTGGCACGAGTCAAACACAGCAAGCAGGAGATCAGGTTCCTATCAGAGAGTCATCAAACTGCTGCTCCATCATCCTAAGAGTGGCCAAGAAGCTCGGCGAGGTTAAAGAATTGATGGACCGAGCTGATAGACTGGATCCGGTTGCCACAGTTGGGCCTTCGGAACCCGCCGTGATGCTTCCCATCTCACACCGATCGCCCGTTGGGATCGAGTCGTATGAGGAGGACATTGTGGGCTACGTCGATGGTGGAAAAGGCGACATCATAGGCATCTACGGAATGGGCGGTGTCGGTAAGACCACCATGTTGACGAGGATCCAGCAACACTATCTTCTCAAGCATACCATATTTGATCGTGTGATTTGGGTTGTGGCCTCCAAAGACTGCCAATTGAAAAGGCTCCAGATGGATATTGCTAAGAGTCTAGGACTCAAGACACTGCAGGAGAGTGACGATGAACGAACCTGTGGTGATAAGCTCTTTACCTTTTTGAAGAGCAGGAACTGCTTGCTGCTTCTAGATGACATTTGGGAACACCTAGATCTTCAACTGTTGGGTATGGCACACTCGGCTACTACTGAAAGAGGCCAGCAGCAGCAACCACGCAAAACCGTGGTGTTCACAACCCGTAGCGAGGGAGTATGTGTACAAATGGAAGCAGAAAAGAAGATCAAAGTCAAATGCCTGGATCCAGTTCAAGCATGGCAGCTCTTTGAAGAGAACAGCGAGGGGGATGTTCTCAACTCAGATGCTGGAATTAAGTTCGTTGCTGAAAAACTTGCTAAAGAATGTGCAGGTCTTCCGCTCGCTCTTGTCACCGTCGCCCGGGCCATGTCAGGGAAAAAGTCTTGGGAAGTTTGGGATGCCGCTCTCCGTCAAATAAGGGATGAACATCAGTGGAAAACCGTATGTCTTCCTGAAGATTCAGTCGTCATGTATAAAGCCTTCAAGCTGAGCTACGACAGTTTAGAGAATGACTCCATAAGAGAGTGCCTCTTGTGCTGCGCTTTGTGGCCTGAAGATTTTAAGATCGACCAATTCTCTAGGTTGATACCGTGTTGGATTGGTTGCGGAATAATCTGTGAATTTAATGTAATTAATGAAGCTTTCGCCAAAGGATGCTCCCATTTGGAAGCTCTTAAGACTGCATCTGTTGAAATTGGTAAGTATTTTGGTAGAGCTCTTGAGGAGAAA AATGTCTGGACAATCTTTGCTCGAACGATTTTAGGGACGCCATCACTTCTTGAACG GAAGACAGATGAGAATTTTGCGTACCAGCCTTTGATCTGTAATATCTTCACCATGAGATTTCATTATATTGACCAGATCAAAGATTCTG CATCGTTGCTAGAGCACTCCGCCGACTTTATAAAGATGCACGATGTCATCCGAGACATGGCACTGTTGATGGTCTCTGGGTCGGATGGGAACAAAAGAAAATGGATTGTAAAAGCAGGAATTGGGATGAGTGATTTGCCTAGACAAGAGGAATGGCAAGAAGCGGAGCGAGCGTCATTCATGAACAATCGGATTACATCTTTACCGGACTATGGAGCTTCCACTTTTCCAAAactttctatgttgattatccatcACAACAAAGGCCTGAAAACAATTCCTCCGAGTTTGTTCGCAAGCATGCCTCGTTTGGTATACTTGGATCTGTCTGACTGTCGTATAACAAAACTTCCCAAGGAGATTTGTAGCTTAACTGAGCTTCAATATTTAAACTTATCAGATAATCATATAACAGGGTTGCCGGCCGAGTTTGGTTGCCTGGGCAAATTAGAGTACTTGTTTCTAATGAATACTGATCTTCAGATTGTACCCAATGGGGCGATATCCAATTTATCAATGCTTAAATGGTTGGATATAAAAGAAAATCCTCTTGCACTCGAGTGGTGGTGGGATGAGCTGAAATGTTTCAAAGGACGACACCAATTAAGTGTGGCAATTAGCATTAATGCTACAATAGATAACATTGAGCGACTCAATATGTTACCACCAAATGTCTCTATATGGCACCTCACTTTGGCTGGAGAGAATATTTCAAAACTTCCAAACAACTACGATCTGGGGACTACACAATGGGGTTGCAGGGTAAGTGACAAGCTTGAGTCTCTGTACATTGTGAATCTTGGATTAGACAGATTAGTGTTGGCCGCGGGCGAAGGTCGCGAATCAAGTTTCGGATGTCTAAAGCTTCTCTATTTTACTGAGCTAAAACTATTGGAAGATATTTCATTGAATAGAGTTCGGCTCCACAACCTtcgtaaaatatatatttttgattGCCCCATGTTGAAGGATGTTTCTTGGGTTCTCCAACTGCCATGCCTTAATTCTCTATCCATAGTTAATTGTGGAAAGATGGAGGAACTCATAAGTGACGTAGGGAACTCCAACTCCATCTCTAGCTCTAGCATCCAGCACTTGTTTTTGGGCAACATACCAAACCTCAATCGCATTGCAAACCGATCGCTCCATTTTCCCTATTTGGAATTTATAGATGTGATAGATTGCCCAAAGCTCAAAAAATTACCATTTGGGATTGAAATATTAAAGAACAAATTAAAAAGGATTGACGGTGAAGACGATTGGTGGAACAATTTGGATTGGGATGACGAGACGATCAAGGATTCCCTCACCCCTTATTTTAGGTAA
- the LOC122049685 gene encoding protein GOS9-like isoform X2 yields the protein MACTNLNFNVDVNKCFNWLSKSGGKPKIGIKKLKKEIEKLKAKRHDIKSKIEEAKREGRLASFQNNIKVGPWGVAGDCNFDIGRSASQITKVRLHTGVVVDNLEISYIVDGKNVETRRLGGGGGRYHTVELLPGEYINSMVGFVGAFNGESCISQLKFKTNFGNTHGPFGEGGGNEFTVPVTDGRIVGFFGQYDKYLKEIGVYVALN from the exons ATGGCTTGCACCAACTTAAATTTCAACGTAGACGTCAACAAGTGCTTCAACTGGTTATCGAAATCCGGCGGGAAGCCCAAAATCGGAATCAAGAAGTTgaagaaagaaatagaaaagcTGAAAGCTAAACGACATGATATCAAAAGTAAGATCGAAGAAGCCAAGCGCGAGGGAAGACTTGCAA GTTTTCAAAATAACATCAAGGTTGGGCCATGGGGAGTCGCCGGAGACTGCAACTTCGACATTGGTCGATCTGCGTCCCAAATCACAAAGGTCAGACTCCACACCGGAGTAGTCGTCGATAATTTGGAGATATCCTACATTGTCGATGGGAAAAATGTTGAAACACGTCGACTAGGTGGCGGTGGTGGCAGATATCACACG GTCGAACTACTTCCGGGCGAATATATCAACTCGATGGTTGGGTTCGTCGGCGCTTTTAACGGCGAAAGTTGTATCTCTCAGCTCAAATTTAAGACCAACTTCGGAAATACGCATGGGCCTTTTGGGGAAGGCGGCGGCAACGAGTTCACTGTTCCGGTCACGGACGGTCGAATTGTTGGATTCTTTGGCCAGTACGACAAGTATCTAAAGGAGATCGGAGTCTACGTGGCTCTTAATTAA